One region of Agrobacterium tumefaciens genomic DNA includes:
- a CDS encoding GlsB/YeaQ/YmgE family stress response membrane protein — MESAGIGWIAAIIIGGVAGWLAEQFMKSNMGVFMNILLGIVGAIVANAILSVFGIVLTGWIGYLIAGFIGACILIVIGRAFRRG; from the coding sequence ATGGAATCTGCTGGTATTGGCTGGATCGCAGCTATCATCATCGGTGGTGTCGCCGGGTGGCTCGCCGAACAATTCATGAAAAGCAATATGGGTGTTTTCATGAACATCCTACTTGGAATCGTCGGTGCCATCGTCGCTAACGCCATTCTCTCGGTATTCGGAATCGTTTTGACCGGATGGATCGGTTATCTCATCGCCGGCTTCATCGGCGCCTGCATCCTCATCGTTATCGGAAGAGCCTTCCGGCGAGGATAG
- a CDS encoding mechanosensitive ion channel family protein, which translates to MLGEDLKGMDVRLMFGGMIDGRRMFGGPLSDRRRKAAMAAIMVAVFTLLGSFLSSATLASAQDAPAAAPVAIQASIVEQARTDLEKWKADISAIAKQVEAGGSDDVQLVDLKGRADTIAADAAAANTKLRTRLDQIKTRLDALGAAPAEGQPPEASMVTEERSRLTAERAEVNAIAGEVESTATNAAQISNNITAVRRALFAATLFKRTEVSSQTLGDASSAFVSELTNLNNAFSSWAGFVWNYKRLPMFGAVMLSIMAALLFLVGGYRFFGSRMERRAFSGEPSYLRRLSVAFWSTMVQSLSLFLFLVTSAFFLDNFNVLRSDIAPILFGAMAVTGFVYFVSRLSYAIFAPTQPEWRLLQVSNRGAHTLSSAVLLMALVNGLDYLFGTISETLYSPLIVTVAKSFIASIIIGIILLTVSFLRPVIGEGQDYETGNQRLPRWLVILLRVGGFVLIGACLTGYVGLARFLATQIVATGAVLATMYIGILSGKAISRQGAFSESLAGRYLGRRYGLGPVALDQAGLAAGLGIYVIALAFGVPLILFSWGFQPGDIESWAYRLLTGITVGNASISLIGLFGGVLVFAIGYIITRWFQKWLDNNVMARGQVDAGVRNSVKTGIGYLGIAVAAIFGVSSAGLNLSSLALVASALSVGIGFGLQNIVSNFVSGLILLVERPFKVGDWVVTGTTEGTVKRLSVRATEIETFRGQSIIVPNSEFINSSVGNWTHRNRIMRAEIPVSVAYESDPQQVMDILLELVRTQPPVLRNPEPHVEFLRFGDFSLDFELRFHLADLSNGLGVKNALRIAILKRFREEGIAIPFPQRNLNIHVEGDANPQMLAALLSEEGDKAVAAHTGAAAPAAATAPEKDAGKAGDKTVVEPKATLKAAGKDS; encoded by the coding sequence ATGCTGGGTGAAGATTTGAAAGGCATGGATGTGCGGTTGATGTTTGGCGGAATGATTGACGGTAGGCGGATGTTCGGCGGGCCTTTATCCGACCGGCGGCGAAAGGCCGCCATGGCTGCGATAATGGTCGCGGTATTCACCCTCCTTGGCAGCTTTCTGTCGTCCGCAACCTTGGCGTCGGCGCAGGATGCGCCAGCGGCCGCACCAGTCGCTATCCAGGCTTCCATCGTCGAGCAGGCGCGCACGGATCTGGAAAAATGGAAGGCCGATATTTCGGCAATCGCCAAACAGGTGGAGGCGGGCGGCAGCGATGACGTGCAGCTGGTGGACCTGAAGGGACGCGCCGATACCATTGCAGCCGATGCTGCCGCCGCCAACACCAAGCTGCGGACCCGTCTGGACCAGATCAAGACGCGTCTCGACGCGCTTGGTGCTGCCCCGGCGGAAGGACAGCCGCCCGAAGCGAGCATGGTGACGGAGGAGCGCTCCCGGCTGACTGCGGAGCGCGCCGAGGTGAATGCCATTGCCGGCGAGGTGGAGAGCACTGCCACCAACGCCGCGCAGATTTCCAACAACATTACGGCGGTTCGGCGGGCGCTTTTTGCCGCGACCCTGTTCAAGCGCACCGAAGTCTCTTCCCAGACGCTGGGCGACGCCTCTTCCGCCTTCGTGAGCGAGCTGACCAATCTCAACAACGCCTTCAGCAGCTGGGCGGGTTTCGTCTGGAACTACAAACGCCTGCCGATGTTCGGGGCGGTGATGCTGTCGATCATGGCGGCGCTGTTGTTTCTGGTGGGCGGTTACCGCTTTTTCGGCAGCCGCATGGAACGGCGGGCCTTTTCCGGCGAGCCTTCCTATCTGCGGCGGCTTTCGGTGGCCTTCTGGTCAACCATGGTGCAGTCGCTGTCGCTTTTCCTGTTTCTGGTAACCTCGGCGTTTTTCCTCGATAATTTCAACGTGCTTCGTTCCGATATCGCGCCGATCCTGTTCGGCGCCATGGCAGTTACGGGCTTCGTCTATTTCGTGTCGCGGCTGAGCTACGCTATCTTTGCGCCGACGCAGCCGGAATGGCGTCTGTTGCAGGTTTCCAATCGCGGAGCGCACACGCTGTCCTCGGCCGTGCTTTTGATGGCGCTCGTCAACGGTCTCGATTATCTGTTCGGCACGATCAGCGAGACGCTCTATTCGCCGCTGATCGTCACCGTTGCCAAGAGCTTCATTGCCTCCATCATCATTGGCATCATCCTGCTCACCGTGTCGTTCCTGCGCCCGGTGATCGGTGAGGGGCAGGACTACGAGACCGGCAACCAGCGCCTGCCGCGCTGGCTGGTCATTCTGCTCAGGGTCGGCGGGTTTGTTCTCATCGGTGCCTGCCTGACGGGTTATGTGGGGCTGGCGCGGTTCCTTGCGACGCAGATCGTCGCCACCGGTGCGGTGCTCGCAACAATGTATATCGGCATTCTTTCCGGCAAGGCGATTTCGCGACAGGGCGCCTTTTCCGAATCCCTGGCCGGTCGTTATCTCGGGCGGCGCTACGGTCTCGGCCCGGTTGCGCTGGATCAGGCCGGTCTTGCGGCGGGGCTCGGCATCTATGTGATCGCACTCGCCTTCGGCGTGCCGCTCATCCTGTTTTCCTGGGGGTTCCAGCCGGGCGATATCGAAAGCTGGGCCTATCGTCTGCTGACCGGCATCACCGTCGGCAATGCCTCCATCTCGCTGATCGGGCTGTTCGGCGGCGTCCTTGTCTTTGCCATCGGCTACATCATCACACGCTGGTTCCAGAAGTGGCTGGACAACAACGTCATGGCGCGCGGACAGGTGGATGCGGGCGTGCGCAACTCGGTCAAGACCGGCATCGGTTATCTCGGTATCGCGGTTGCGGCCATTTTCGGCGTCTCTTCCGCCGGTCTTAACCTCTCCAGCCTGGCGCTGGTGGCGTCTGCCCTTTCGGTCGGTATCGGTTTCGGCCTTCAGAACATCGTCTCGAACTTCGTCTCCGGCCTCATCCTGCTGGTCGAGCGTCCCTTCAAGGTGGGTGACTGGGTGGTGACAGGCACGACGGAAGGCACCGTCAAACGGCTTTCGGTGCGCGCGACCGAGATTGAAACCTTCCGCGGCCAGTCGATCATCGTACCGAACTCGGAATTCATCAATTCCTCGGTCGGCAACTGGACACACCGCAACCGCATCATGCGTGCGGAAATTCCGGTCTCCGTTGCCTATGAATCCGATCCGCAGCAGGTGATGGATATTCTGCTGGAACTGGTGCGCACCCAGCCGCCCGTACTGCGCAACCCCGAACCGCATGTGGAATTCCTCCGTTTCGGCGACTTCTCGCTGGATTTCGAATTGCGTTTCCACCTCGCCGATCTTTCGAACGGGCTTGGCGTGAAAAACGCGCTGAGGATCGCGATCCTGAAACGCTTCCGCGAAGAGGGGATCGCCATCCCGTTCCCGCAGCGTAACCTCAACATCCACGTGGAAGGTGATGCAAATCCGCAAATGCTGGCGGCGCTGCTTTCGGAAGAGGGTGACAAGGCGGTGGCGGCGCATACGGGCGCGGCGGCGCCTGCCGCGGCAACTGCACCGGAAAAGGACGCGGGCAAGGCGGGTGACAAAACCGTGGTGGAGCCGAAGGCGACGTTGAAGGCGGCCGGCAAGGACAGTTAA
- a CDS encoding ABC-type transport auxiliary lipoprotein family protein encodes MTRLMNGHKRRALLLAPLLAVAMAGCAGTPSNDTFDLSVSSATVTQGPSLKGRQLLIADPTALKALDSENIVVRLSGSEVQYLGNSQWSDRLPRMVQSKLVQAFEDTGKLGGVGRPGQGLAIDYQVVSDIRTFEIDTAKNTADIEISVKLLNDRNGTVKAQEVFRASARVSGSGNANFVKALDQAFAAATREIVAWTLKSL; translated from the coding sequence ATGACACGATTGATGAACGGCCATAAGCGCCGTGCCCTGCTTTTGGCTCCGCTGCTTGCGGTTGCGATGGCGGGCTGTGCGGGAACCCCATCGAACGATACGTTCGACCTTTCCGTCTCTTCGGCGACTGTAACGCAGGGGCCGTCGCTCAAAGGCCGGCAATTGCTGATCGCCGATCCGACGGCGCTGAAAGCGCTTGATAGCGAAAACATCGTGGTGCGCCTTTCCGGCTCGGAAGTGCAATATCTCGGCAATTCGCAATGGAGCGACCGCCTGCCGCGCATGGTGCAATCCAAGCTGGTGCAAGCATTCGAGGATACCGGCAAGCTCGGTGGCGTCGGCCGGCCGGGGCAGGGGCTGGCGATCGATTACCAGGTGGTCAGCGATATTCGCACCTTCGAAATCGATACGGCAAAAAACACCGCCGATATCGAGATTTCGGTGAAGCTCTTGAACGATCGCAACGGCACGGTAAAGGCGCAGGAAGTATTCCGCGCCAGCGCACGCGTCAGCGGTTCCGGAAATGCCAATTTCGTCAAAGCGCTAGACCAGGCTTTCGCCGCCGCCACCCGCGAAATCGTGGCCTGGACGCTGAAGTCGCTCTAA
- a CDS encoding MCE family protein, which yields METKANYTIVGIFTLIVIAAAFGFVYWMAEFGRGGPTAQLVVRIPGSANGLSVGSPVRFNGIPVGTVRGLAIDRDDPAYSIAFTEVQADAPVFPSTRAVLEIQGLTGAAYIELSGGNKDGERILQKSVESGVPAELTADLSSVTNLLATADKILKRADGAIGELQGFVQDARGPLTQTVRNAEKFSDALAANSDGIKSFIASLSSLSTTVQSVSVRLDGTLTAVEDLVKAVDAGKIDSILSNVDKVTKDVASASSDIQGIMETVQSTARNFEAASTEVQTVVKRADELLASVDPAKVSTVVGDVSAATADARDAVANFKRIADDVGARRADIDQAVSDFTDMGRKLNLASSRVDGILAKVDGMLGTDDANSLFAKARETLTSFKAVADNLNARIGPIADNLTRFSSSGLKDFQALIGSTRQTVDNLNNAITNIDRDPQRLIFGGETVKQYDGRTRR from the coding sequence ATGGAAACCAAGGCGAACTACACCATAGTCGGAATTTTCACGCTGATCGTGATCGCCGCCGCATTCGGCTTCGTTTACTGGATGGCGGAATTCGGCCGGGGTGGACCGACGGCGCAGCTCGTGGTGCGTATTCCCGGCTCGGCAAACGGCCTTTCCGTCGGCTCTCCGGTACGCTTCAACGGCATTCCTGTCGGCACGGTGCGCGGTCTTGCGATCGACCGTGACGATCCGGCCTATTCCATCGCCTTTACTGAAGTGCAGGCGGACGCGCCGGTTTTCCCGTCCACCCGCGCCGTGCTTGAAATTCAGGGCCTGACGGGCGCTGCCTATATCGAGCTTTCCGGCGGCAACAAAGATGGTGAGCGCATTCTGCAGAAATCCGTCGAAAGCGGCGTTCCCGCCGAGCTGACGGCCGATCTTTCCAGCGTCACCAACCTTCTTGCCACCGCCGACAAGATCCTGAAACGCGCCGATGGCGCCATCGGCGAATTGCAGGGTTTCGTGCAGGATGCCCGTGGGCCGCTGACGCAGACGGTGCGTAACGCCGAGAAATTCTCCGATGCGCTGGCCGCAAATTCCGATGGTATCAAGAGTTTCATCGCCAGCCTCAGTTCGCTTTCCACCACCGTTCAATCGGTCTCGGTGCGCCTGGACGGCACGCTGACCGCTGTCGAAGATCTGGTGAAGGCGGTGGATGCCGGCAAGATCGATTCCATCCTGTCTAATGTCGACAAGGTGACGAAGGACGTCGCTTCCGCTTCGAGCGATATTCAGGGCATCATGGAAACGGTGCAGAGCACGGCGCGCAACTTCGAGGCGGCGAGCACGGAAGTGCAGACGGTGGTGAAGCGCGCGGATGAGCTTTTGGCGTCGGTCGATCCCGCAAAGGTCAGCACCGTGGTGGGTGATGTTTCCGCAGCGACTGCCGATGCGCGCGATGCCGTCGCGAACTTCAAGCGGATTGCCGACGATGTCGGTGCGCGCCGGGCCGATATCGACCAGGCGGTCTCCGATTTCACCGACATGGGCCGCAAGCTTAACCTTGCCTCAAGCCGTGTCGATGGCATTCTTGCCAAGGTGGACGGCATGCTTGGAACCGACGATGCCAATTCGCTGTTTGCAAAGGCGCGCGAGACTTTGACCTCGTTCAAGGCCGTGGCCGACAATCTCAATGCCCGAATAGGGCCGATTGCCGACAATCTCACGCGCTTCTCCAGTTCGGGCCTGAAGGATTTCCAGGCGCTTATCGGCAGCACGCGGCAGACGGTCGACAATCTCAACAATGCGATCACCAATATAGACCGCGATCCGCAGCGGTTGATTTTCGGCGGCGAAACCGTGAAACAATATGACGGCAGAACAAGGCGCTAA
- a CDS encoding PACE efflux transporter, translating into MRSLPDRIRHALSFEIIGLLLVVPLGAFVFHMPMEDIGIVGLVSATLATAWNYLYNLGFDHAMQRLKGTTLKTPAIRVAHALLFELGLLIVLMPFIAWYLSISLAQALVMDISFALFYVVYAFVFNWGYDRLFPLPEWQSQDAV; encoded by the coding sequence TTGCGTTCCCTGCCTGATCGTATCCGCCACGCTCTCAGCTTCGAAATCATCGGCCTTCTGCTGGTCGTGCCGCTGGGTGCATTCGTATTTCACATGCCCATGGAAGATATCGGCATTGTCGGTCTGGTCAGCGCCACGCTCGCCACCGCCTGGAACTATCTTTACAATCTCGGCTTCGACCATGCCATGCAGCGCCTGAAAGGCACGACGCTGAAGACGCCCGCTATCCGCGTCGCCCATGCCCTGCTGTTCGAATTGGGTCTGCTGATCGTGCTGATGCCCTTCATCGCCTGGTATCTCAGCATCAGCCTTGCCCAGGCGCTGGTGATGGATATCTCGTTTGCGCTGTTCTACGTAGTCTATGCCTTCGTCTTCAACTGGGGCTACGACCGGCTTTTCCCGCTGCCGGAATGGCAGTCGCAGGACGCCGTCTGA
- a CDS encoding ABC transporter permease yields MQEQDIRQQANPAAITEDDAVSGGGQRYALSGSWRNSNLSGIFARLENIEKSGPAGPVEIDLSSVEAIDTTGAWVIRRLREDMEAKGVTVTLTGNERIEDLIGQLPDKAAMEGEPAAKVGLAERFFSPIGQAVVQNGADFLAGMYILGSAVRGAQMKLGRGRGVSPAAIVNQIDHMGVRAVPIIMLMSFLIGAIIAQQGAFQLRYFGAEVFVVDLVGILQLREIGVLLTAIMIAGRSGSAITAEIGSMKMREEIDALKVIGLNPVGVLVFPRLVALTIALPLLTILANFAALFGAAIVTLLYSGITFEVFLSRLHGAVEESTIAAGMIKAPFMALIIGIVAAVEGMKVGGSAESLGKHVTSSVVKSIFVVILVDGLFAIFYAAIDF; encoded by the coding sequence ATGCAAGAACAGGATATACGGCAACAGGCGAACCCGGCCGCAATCACCGAAGACGACGCCGTCTCCGGCGGCGGCCAGCGGTATGCCTTGAGCGGTTCCTGGCGTAACAGCAATCTTTCAGGCATTTTTGCACGCCTCGAAAACATCGAGAAAAGCGGCCCTGCCGGTCCGGTGGAGATCGATCTTTCCTCGGTGGAGGCAATCGACACGACCGGCGCCTGGGTCATCCGGCGATTGCGCGAAGATATGGAAGCGAAGGGCGTTACTGTCACGCTTACCGGAAACGAGCGAATCGAGGATCTGATCGGCCAATTGCCGGATAAAGCGGCGATGGAGGGCGAGCCTGCCGCCAAGGTGGGACTTGCCGAACGCTTCTTCTCGCCGATCGGCCAGGCTGTCGTCCAGAATGGTGCGGATTTCCTCGCGGGCATGTATATTCTGGGTTCTGCCGTGCGCGGCGCGCAGATGAAGCTCGGGCGCGGACGCGGCGTCTCGCCGGCGGCCATCGTCAACCAGATCGACCATATGGGCGTGCGCGCCGTGCCGATCATCATGCTGATGTCGTTTTTGATCGGCGCCATCATCGCCCAGCAGGGCGCCTTCCAGCTGCGTTATTTCGGCGCGGAAGTTTTCGTCGTCGATCTCGTCGGCATCCTGCAATTGCGTGAAATCGGCGTGCTTCTGACCGCGATCATGATCGCGGGTCGCTCCGGCAGTGCGATCACGGCGGAAATCGGCTCGATGAAGATGCGCGAGGAAATCGACGCGCTGAAGGTGATCGGTCTCAACCCTGTCGGCGTGCTGGTGTTTCCGCGTCTCGTGGCGCTGACAATCGCACTGCCGCTTCTGACCATCCTTGCCAATTTCGCCGCACTTTTCGGCGCCGCCATCGTCACGCTTCTCTATTCCGGCATCACCTTCGAAGTGTTTCTGTCGCGTCTGCATGGCGCGGTCGAGGAATCGACCATCGCCGCCGGCATGATCAAGGCGCCGTTCATGGCGCTGATCATCGGCATCGTTGCGGCGGTTGAGGGTATGAAGGTCGGCGGTTCGGCGGAATCGCTCGGCAAACACGTCACGTCGTCGGTGGTCAAATCGATCTTCGTCGTCATTCTGGTGGATGGCCTTTTTGCCATCTTCTACGCAGCCATCGATTTTTAA
- a CDS encoding alpha/beta hydrolase family protein codes for MRFLVLLCLSLVSAMCGTGTVLAAGLRLIEIPSAGGKPFMRAAVWSPCAATPVETRIGPFALQAVRDYPVADGQYPLVIISHGFGGTYFSHRDTAAALADAGFIVAAINHPGDNAIDMKRAGDLSALTERPADIVRLLDHMLANWNDARFIDAGRIGVFGFSRGGYTALVLAGGVPDFPNTGLPCPDGQAAVCAQMLERSASPEDRVYDARVKAVVVADPLNAFPGRADLRDIKIPVQLWSSERGGDGVAPEDILRLRDDLPAKPDYQTVKGAGHFSFITPCPAEMEKALAQICGDIPGFDRAEFHRRLNSEVIRFFTASLR; via the coding sequence ATGCGATTTCTGGTATTGCTTTGCCTTTCCCTTGTTTCCGCCATGTGCGGAACGGGCACCGTTCTGGCAGCCGGTCTTCGGTTGATCGAGATTCCCTCGGCAGGCGGCAAGCCTTTCATGAGGGCGGCGGTGTGGTCGCCCTGCGCGGCGACTCCGGTGGAGACCCGCATCGGCCCCTTCGCTCTGCAGGCGGTGCGTGATTACCCAGTTGCCGATGGGCAATATCCGCTCGTCATCATCTCCCACGGTTTCGGCGGTACGTATTTCAGCCATCGGGATACCGCGGCGGCGCTGGCGGATGCCGGCTTCATCGTCGCGGCGATCAATCATCCCGGCGATAACGCCATCGACATGAAGCGGGCAGGCGATCTTTCCGCGCTGACCGAACGACCGGCCGATATCGTCCGTCTGCTCGACCATATGCTGGCGAACTGGAACGATGCCCGTTTTATCGATGCCGGAAGGATCGGGGTGTTCGGATTTTCGCGCGGCGGTTATACGGCGCTGGTACTTGCCGGCGGCGTTCCGGATTTTCCAAATACCGGATTGCCGTGCCCTGATGGGCAGGCGGCGGTGTGTGCTCAGATGCTGGAAAGGTCTGCTTCGCCTGAGGACCGGGTCTACGATGCGCGGGTGAAGGCTGTGGTTGTTGCAGACCCCCTCAACGCCTTTCCAGGGCGGGCCGATCTGCGAGATATCAAAATCCCCGTTCAGCTCTGGAGTTCAGAGCGCGGCGGCGACGGTGTGGCGCCGGAGGATATTTTAAGGCTGCGCGACGACCTGCCGGCAAAACCGGACTATCAGACGGTGAAAGGGGCAGGGCATTTTTCGTTCATAACACCTTGCCCCGCCGAGATGGAAAAAGCCCTGGCCCAGATATGCGGCGATATTCCGGGGTTTGACCGGGCGGAGTTTCATCGTCGACTGAACAGCGAAGTCATCCGCTTTTTCACGGCTTCGCTACGCTGA
- the dgcA gene encoding N-acetyl-D-Glu racemase DgcA, translated as MPRYLQATTERFAVAGSFTISRGTRTHADVVTCTIRDGSFTGRGECVPYPRYGESIEGVIADIEAMAEQIAGGLTRHELQQVMKPGAARNAVDCALWDLEAKMSGKSAAEHSLGHAAKPLVTAYTISLADPETMAAKTAENAGRPLLKIKTGTADDEARLRAVRTAAPDARIIIDANEGWNDDNIEYYLKLAAELNIALIEQPLPAGKDAILARIDHPVPICADESVHSTKDLADLRDRYDAINIKLDKTGGLTEALVMKAEAERLGFIIMVGCMLGTSLGMAPAVLAAQGAAFSDLDGPLILRQDRQPGLVYEGSLVYPPQPELWG; from the coding sequence ATGCCCCGTTACCTTCAAGCCACAACAGAACGTTTCGCCGTTGCTGGCAGCTTCACTATTTCACGCGGCACTCGCACACATGCGGATGTCGTAACGTGCACCATCCGCGATGGTTCCTTTACCGGCAGAGGTGAATGTGTGCCCTACCCGCGTTATGGCGAAAGCATCGAAGGCGTTATCGCCGATATCGAAGCAATGGCTGAGCAGATTGCCGGCGGCCTGACACGGCATGAATTGCAGCAGGTGATGAAACCCGGCGCCGCCCGCAATGCAGTGGATTGCGCACTATGGGACCTCGAAGCCAAGATGAGTGGCAAAAGTGCTGCCGAACATAGTCTCGGACACGCGGCAAAACCGCTCGTTACCGCCTATACCATCTCGCTTGCCGATCCCGAGACCATGGCGGCTAAAACGGCGGAAAACGCTGGCCGCCCGCTGCTGAAGATCAAGACAGGAACGGCGGATGACGAGGCGCGCCTGCGGGCCGTGCGCACCGCAGCACCTGACGCGCGCATCATCATCGACGCCAATGAGGGCTGGAACGACGATAATATCGAATATTATCTGAAACTCGCAGCGGAACTGAACATCGCACTCATCGAACAGCCGCTTCCCGCCGGCAAGGACGCCATCCTGGCCCGCATCGACCACCCGGTCCCCATCTGCGCCGATGAAAGCGTGCATTCCACCAAGGACCTCGCAGACCTGCGCGACCGTTACGATGCGATCAACATCAAGCTGGACAAGACCGGCGGTCTCACGGAAGCACTTGTCATGAAGGCAGAGGCGGAGCGGCTAGGCTTCATCATCATGGTCGGCTGCATGCTCGGCACCTCGCTCGGCATGGCCCCCGCCGTTCTGGCCGCCCAGGGAGCCGCCTTCTCCGATCTCGACGGCCCGCTGATTCTCAGGCAGGACCGGCAGCCGGGCCTCGTTTACGAGGGGTCGCTGGTTTATCCGCCGCAGCCGGAGTTGTGGGGATAA
- a CDS encoding UDP-2,3-diacylglucosamine diphosphatase yields MKSVAGQIETRQFRTLFISDVHLGSKAAKTDFLLDFLKHHEADTIILVGDIIDGWRLRRSWYWPQGCNDVVQKLLRKARKGTRIVYIPGNHDEFLREFPGMHFGGIEVAERMIHEAADGKKYLIIHGDEFDVVVRNARLLAYLGDWAYDAAIAINIVLAAVRRRIGLPYWSFSAWAKLQVKHAVNFIGEFQRVVADEARRNNVDGVICGHIHHAVMEDMDGIRYINTGDWVESCTAIAENADGTFELITWMQTSDVPSQTSDEMEPVDIPGLIGKHAA; encoded by the coding sequence ATTAAATCCGTGGCCGGTCAAATTGAAACCAGACAGTTCAGAACGCTTTTCATTTCGGATGTCCATCTCGGTTCCAAGGCGGCCAAGACGGATTTTTTGCTCGACTTCCTGAAACATCACGAGGCCGATACGATCATCCTGGTCGGTGACATCATCGACGGCTGGCGGCTGCGCCGCAGCTGGTACTGGCCGCAGGGCTGCAACGACGTGGTGCAGAAGTTGTTGCGCAAGGCCCGCAAGGGAACACGTATCGTTTATATTCCCGGCAACCACGATGAATTTCTGCGCGAGTTTCCGGGCATGCATTTCGGTGGTATCGAAGTGGCCGAGCGCATGATCCACGAGGCGGCAGACGGCAAGAAATATCTCATCATCCATGGCGACGAGTTCGACGTGGTGGTGCGCAATGCCCGCCTGCTCGCCTATCTCGGTGACTGGGCCTACGACGCGGCGATTGCGATCAACATCGTCCTTGCTGCGGTGCGCCGCCGCATCGGCCTGCCTTACTGGTCGTTCTCCGCCTGGGCGAAATTGCAGGTCAAACACGCCGTCAACTTCATCGGCGAGTTCCAGCGCGTAGTGGCCGACGAGGCGCGCCGCAACAATGTGGATGGTGTGATCTGTGGCCATATCCACCACGCCGTGATGGAAGACATGGACGGCATCCGCTACATCAACACCGGCGACTGGGTGGAAAGCTGCACGGCGATTGCCGAAAATGCCGATGGCACTTTCGAGCTGATCACCTGGATGCAGACGAGCGATGTCCCTTCGCAGACATCGGACGAGATGGAGCCGGTGGATATTCCAGGTCTGATTGGCAAGCACGCGGCCTGA
- a CDS encoding ABC transporter ATP-binding protein produces the protein METLDQKPQETKTAKDGRETVLSVEGVTVGFNGRNVLENLDLDVYRGEILGFIGPSGAGKSVLMRAILRLLPRQAGAIRILGTDYDKASEDDRMMLDQRLGVLFQQGALFSGLTVKENIQLPMREYLDLPKKLMDELAYLKIEMVGLKPDAGDKYPSELSGGMIKRAALARALSLDPDLVFLDEPTSGLDPIGAAEFDMLIARLRDSLGLTVYMVTHDLDSLFSVCDRIAVLGQKKVLVEGTLQDMFACEDPWVQSYFRGKRARSVVLPDDRHENPVE, from the coding sequence TTGGAAACTTTGGACCAGAAGCCGCAAGAGACAAAAACTGCAAAGGACGGCCGTGAGACGGTTCTTTCCGTCGAGGGTGTGACTGTCGGTTTCAACGGCAGGAACGTGCTTGAGAATCTCGATCTGGACGTCTATCGCGGTGAAATCCTTGGCTTCATCGGCCCATCCGGCGCGGGTAAATCCGTCCTGATGCGTGCGATTTTGAGGCTTCTGCCACGCCAGGCGGGTGCAATCCGCATTCTCGGCACCGATTACGACAAGGCCAGCGAAGACGACCGCATGATGCTCGACCAGCGGCTCGGCGTGCTGTTCCAGCAGGGGGCGCTGTTTTCCGGCCTGACGGTGAAGGAAAACATCCAGCTGCCCATGCGGGAATATCTGGACCTGCCGAAAAAGCTGATGGACGAGCTTGCCTATCTCAAGATCGAGATGGTGGGCCTGAAGCCCGATGCGGGCGACAAATACCCGTCGGAGCTTTCCGGCGGCATGATCAAGCGTGCCGCGCTTGCGCGCGCGCTGTCGCTCGATCCCGACCTTGTCTTCCTCGATGAGCCGACATCCGGCCTCGATCCCATCGGGGCGGCGGAATTTGATATGCTGATCGCGCGCTTGCGCGATTCGCTCGGTTTGACCGTGTATATGGTGACGCACGACCTCGACAGCCTGTTCTCCGTCTGCGACCGCATTGCGGTGCTAGGGCAGAAGAAGGTGCTGGTGGAAGGGACCTTGCAGGACATGTTTGCCTGTGAAGACCCCTGGGTGCAGTCCTATTTCCGTGGCAAACGGGCGCGCTCTGTCGTTCTTCCGGACGACAGACACGAAAATCCGGTGGAGTAA